A genome region from Christensenella minuta includes the following:
- the phoU gene encoding phosphate signaling complex protein PhoU, with the protein MRNKFDIELEDLNLDLIRMGARAEQTITKVVKVIENCDEAGAREIIEDDDLVDAMARQIESRSMKLIMKQQPVAKDLRIISTALKMITDIERICDQASDISEITLSVCKEITIPRPRHISKMGRTTAQMVHMAVDSYVHRDMGLAEEVIELDNEVDRLYDVVKTELLNMAIEDREKIDQIVDFLMIAKYLERIGDHAENIAEWAVFSETGVHKDRRIL; encoded by the coding sequence ACTGGAAGATTTGAACCTGGATTTGATCCGTATGGGCGCCCGCGCGGAGCAAACGATTACCAAGGTGGTCAAGGTCATCGAAAACTGCGATGAGGCGGGCGCGCGTGAAATTATTGAGGACGACGACCTCGTGGATGCGATGGCGCGGCAGATCGAGAGCCGCTCTATGAAGCTGATTATGAAGCAGCAGCCGGTGGCAAAGGACCTGAGGATCATTTCTACGGCGCTGAAAATGATTACGGATATCGAGCGCATCTGCGACCAAGCGTCGGATATTTCCGAAATTACGCTTTCCGTATGCAAGGAAATTACGATCCCGCGGCCGCGGCATATCTCTAAAATGGGCCGCACGACGGCACAGATGGTTCACATGGCGGTGGATTCCTATGTGCACCGGGACATGGGACTTGCCGAAGAGGTTATCGAGTTGGATAATGAAGTGGACCGCCTGTATGACGTGGTAAAGACGGAACTTCTGAATATGGCCATCGAGGATCGGGAGAAAATCGACCAAATCGTGGATTTCCTGATGATCGCAAAGTACTTGGAACGTATCGGGGACCATGCGGAAAACATTGCGGAATGGGCGGTGTTTTCGGAGACCGGAGTACACAAAGACCGCCGTATTCTCTGA
- a CDS encoding response regulator transcription factor, whose product MAYITVVEDDASVRELILCTLRSAGFTVDAYERGEDFLEQYEKHKEPDVILLDIMLPGIDGFELFKRLSSQNGFDVPVIFLTARTTEVDKVSGLNLGADDYITKPFGVLELIARVNAVIRRRGRSARPQQAIESGGLKMDVSAHTLYVDGEKTELTYKEFEILRYFMRNPGLVLTREMLLNEIWGIDTDIETRTVDMHIKTLRQKIGRRGEHIKTVRGVGYRFEV is encoded by the coding sequence GTGGCTTATATTACGGTAGTGGAAGACGATGCTTCGGTGAGGGAACTCATCCTGTGTACGCTCAGGTCGGCGGGATTTACGGTGGATGCGTACGAACGGGGGGAAGATTTTCTGGAACAATATGAAAAGCATAAGGAGCCGGATGTCATTCTCCTGGATATCATGCTGCCCGGAATCGACGGGTTTGAGTTGTTCAAACGGCTGTCTTCACAAAACGGGTTTGACGTCCCTGTCATTTTCTTGACCGCCCGTACGACGGAGGTGGATAAAGTTTCGGGCCTGAACCTCGGGGCTGACGATTATATTACAAAGCCCTTTGGCGTGCTGGAGTTGATTGCACGGGTAAATGCGGTTATCCGCCGGCGCGGGAGAAGCGCGCGGCCCCAGCAGGCAATTGAGTCCGGCGGGCTGAAAATGGACGTTTCGGCGCATACGCTTTACGTGGACGGAGAGAAAACGGAGCTTACATATAAAGAATTTGAAATCCTTCGTTATTTTATGCGGAATCCCGGTCTTGTGCTGACGCGTGAAATGCTCCTGAATGAAATATGGGGCATCGATACGGATATCGAGACCCGCACGGTTGATATGCATATCAAGACATTGCGACAAAAGATAGGACGCCGCGGCGAACACATCAAAACGGTGCGCGGCGTAGGCTATCGGTTTGAGGTATAA